The following coding sequences lie in one Syngnathoides biaculeatus isolate LvHL_M chromosome 16, ASM1980259v1, whole genome shotgun sequence genomic window:
- the LOC133514739 gene encoding uncharacterized protein LOC133514739 isoform X2, protein MGRYKCAYQCESSDDPDEKYFKFPLCNERRLKKWLANMKWKDWTPSRFSVLCSKHFEEQYLDRTGKCVQLREDAVPTIFLPQDQARKTKTPRTPKVRRKKQASTVASRPSSDVPSTTAIADEEELADADAEGELQDKALKWRIIMDQSLVKITSLPHFFHGDYCANQDVHWAPVTSAEETDGVNPEKVIEVTAAWQWLGLDVRGPLPATHNGHKYVVTLIDYYSKWVEAAAVPSCLPAHVAKHIGDALAHFGVPLRILSRLPRDAIVRINQELARQLTTDAPLVVQHPHTGAIDLNTQHVIDRMVSDLVDEHTADWDVFLPAKVFTLCFQEHSHTKERPFALLCCRDSELVHSPGLHYTDAEIQESAFLVQYGVSTIAHI, encoded by the exons atggGCCGTTATAAGTGTGCGTACCAGTGCGAAAGCTCCGACGATCCAGACGAGAAGTACTTCAA GTTCCCGCTGTGCAACGAGCGACGCCTGAAGAAATGGCTGGCCAACATGAAGTGGAAGGACTGGACTCCCTCTCGCTTCTCTGTGCTGTGCAGCAAACACTTTGAGGAGCAGTACCTCGACCGAACCGGAAAGTGTGTCCAGCTTCGGGAAGATGCAGTTCCCACAATATtcctgcctcaggaccaggccagaaaaaccaag ACACCCAGGACTCCAAaagtaagaagaaaaaag CAAGCGAGCACCGTTGCCTCACGGCCAAGTTCGGACGTGCCCTCGACGACAGCGATCGCGGACGAAGAAGAGCTCGCGGATGCCGACGCGGAGGGGGAGCTGCAGGACAAAGCGCTAAAGTGGAGGATCATCATGGACCAAAGCCTCGTCAAGATCACATCCTTGCCACACTTTTTCCACGGAGATTATTGCGCCAATCAG GATGTTCATTGGGCTCCTGTGACCTCTGCTGAGGAG ACGGATGGCGTAAATCCTGAAAAGGTGATCGag GTGACTGCGGCGTGGCAGTGGCTGGGCTTGGACGTGCGGGGTCCTCTCCCTGCGACGCACAACGGGCACAAGTACGTGGTGACGCTGATTGACTATTACTCCAAGTGGGTGGAGGCGGCAGCCGTGCCGTCGTGTCTGCCCGCGCACGTGGCCAAGCACATCGGCGACGCTCTCGCCCACTTCGGCGTACCGCTGCGGATCCTCTCCAGGCTGCCCCGGGATGCCATCGTCCGG ATCAATCAAGAACTGGCCAGACAGCTGACGACTGACGCGCCGCTTGTTGTTCAACATCCGCACACGGGCGCCATCGATCTAAACACTCAGCACGTGATTGACAG GATGGTGAGCGACCTGGTGGATGAGCACACGGCAGACTGGGACGTCTTCCTTCCCGCTAAggtgttcactctctgcttccaAGAACATTCCCACACTAAGGAGAGGCCCTTTGCGCTTCTCTGCTGCCGGGATTCTGAACTCGTCCACTCTCCGGGACTGCAC TACACAGACGCTGAGATTCAAGAAAGCGCTTTCCTGGTGCAATATGGAGTGTCAACCATTGCTCACATTTGA
- the LOC133514740 gene encoding RUS family member 1-like, whose translation MLGRIVFAWLKGNKLDSEAKKWRLFADILNDIAMFMEILAQFFPAWFTLIVCTSGVFKSVVGVAGGATRAALTVHQARRDNMADISAKDGSQETLVNLAGLLISLILIPLVTDSPVLTLSLFFLFTALHLFANYKAVRSVVMETLNEARLAILLRRFLQDGHIFTPREANRKEPVFLECWKTLPIKLGVRLQEVVQSPEELRSALMRKDPPFVLGVTNGCVCVCLTTHAHTRDEIRAMCQAIWLRDTLSSSKQHHGFWQMVQKSHKVMDAEFDRFYKGVRAAGWDVTKTLLDWDEWRVEWKSKVG comes from the exons GAACAAGTTGGATTCTGAGGCCAAAAAATGGAG GCTTTTTGCAGATATTCTCAACGACATCGCCATGTTCATGGAAATACTGGCCCAGTTCTTTCCCGCTTGGTTCACGTTGATTGTTTGCACTTCAGGAGTATTCAAG TCTGTGGTGGGTGTGGCGGGCGGAGCCACCAGAGCTGCTCTGACCGTCCATCAAGCTCGCCGAGACAACATGGCTGACATCTCCGCCAAAGATGGCAGTCAG GAGACTTTGGTGAATCTGGCGGGACTCCTGATTAGTTTGATCCTCATTCCGCTCGTCACGGACAGTCCGGT ATTGACCCTCAGCCTGTTCTTCCTCTTCACCGCCCTTCACCTCTTCGCCAACTACAAGGCGGTGCGTTCGGTGGTCATGGAAACACTGAACGAAGCGCGGCTCGCAATCCTGCTGCGCCGCTTCCTCCAAGACGGACACATCTTCACGCCGCGGGAAGCAAATCGAAAGGAACCTGTATTTTTGG AATGTTGGAAAACGTTACCTATCAAACTTGGCGTGAGGCTTCAGGAAGTTGTCCAAAG CCCAGAAGAGTTGCGTTCTGCTTTGATGAGGAAGGATCCCCCCTTCGTACTGGGCGTCACAAACG GCTGCGTATGCGTGTGTTTGAcaacacacgctcacacacgaGATGAAATCCGAGCGATGTGCCAAGCTATTTGGCTCCGCGACACGTTGAGTTCATCCAAACAACATCATGGCTTCTGGCAAATGGTGCAGAAGAGTCACAAGGTGATGGATGCCGAGTTTGACCGATTTTACAAAG GTGTTCGAGCCGCCGGGTGGGATGTGACGAAAACGCTCCTGGACTGGGACGAGTGGAGGGTCGAGTGGAAGTCAAAAGTCGGATGA